From the Pelecanus crispus isolate bPelCri1 chromosome 29, bPelCri1.pri, whole genome shotgun sequence genome, the window GAGGGGAAGAAGGACTGTGAGGTGCGGAGAGCTCAAATGCTGATCATCCAGGACCTGGAAGAGATGGTAATGCAAAAAGCACGGGCGGCCAGGTCCTTCTGGGGTGTAAATCACGCAGGTTTCCATGTAAACTGGGTCCATGTCAGGGTGGTTGGCTGTCCATCGTGTCCAAAACCCATGCACTGGTGTGTTATGGGAGGACTGGTCCCACTGTCCGCTCTACCCCCCTCCAGGATTCATCTCCAGCGTCACAGAGGGAACCAACCACGTCTGGATGGGGCTGCACTTACCAGTCAGTGCTCAAAACTGGACCTGGGTGGACGGGGCTGCCTTGGACCCGCTGATGtgaatgattccatgattctctGTGAGTGTTGCCCGAGGAGACGCTCAGCTGCAGATAGAGTgcccctggggcgggggggctttGGGAGATGGGAGGGAGCATTTTGGGGGGAGCTGCTTCATCTCCCGTCTCTCCGTCAGGTTCAAAGTCTTGGCCAACATGGACTcggggagctgcagggtggTGAAAGCCAAGCGAATCAACTCAGAGACCTGCCAGGCAGAATTCAAGTGGATCTGCGAGAGGGAAGCCATTGAGATGTAAAGCAACACGGGAAGCGCATGGAGACACCTTTTGAGTCAAGCTGATGCAAAACCTGCAGggagaaacactggaaaaaaattcagtcccTTGCTTGGGATCCCTTGCTCCTCGcttgggaggaggagaaaagaaaccacaGCTTGGATGGAGTTGAGTTTCCATCTAGGACCAGTCACCCTTCTCTGCTAGCCCCCTCACCCTTCAAACTTTTATCcctgttttcaaataaaataaaaaataagcagaaaccCGCAGAACTACCTATAAAGCACCACAGGACCCCCCACCGCCACCCCTGGAAAGCGCTGGACGATGGGTGGTACCACTCATACCCAACGTCGCCAATAAAAAGCTTGCTCAGGCACCTTACAGCCTCACGGCTCAGCCCACTTGCTATTGCCAAAATATCGGCAACAGGTGAAAAAACACGGACGCAAACATAACTAGCGCTCCCCTGACCTACTGTAATGCAATCTCTTTCCGTCTCAGTTTCGCAAAGTTTCGTACCATGGCTGAAGTCCGTAATTGTGGTGTAAGCAACCTTCTGGACCGGTAAGAGGAAAGAGCATAAACAGTTAGGAAATAGCAGGGGTTGAAATATGTGACAGTAACTCCTAGGAAACTCAAGGTTAAGGAGGAAGAAACCTCCACCAACGATGTTGCGTTCTTCCAGGGAACATGGGACGCTGAAAACTCACTGTGTCGCCACATTGGGTGGCAAAGAGCTTAATATCCGAGGAAAGGGCTGTCTTTGGATTGCCTGTCTTACGGCTAAGCCTCGAAGAAATCAGGGGATTCGGATTATTTCTGTAACTGGAGCATTAAGAAGCAGTTGTTGTATTTCAAGTTAACGCATTTATTGCTCTGATAATAAATTCTAAGTCTTGGCTACTTATACAGGGtgcatttcccttttccctAATAAAAACAGCGATAGCAGCAACCTCATCACTATCTCCCAGCCAAGCTGACGATGTCCGATGTCATCCCAGTCCGAGCAAAGGACGAAGAGaatttctggttgttttttcttctttccccttaccatttcttctttccccttgcTATTTCATGCAAAAATCTCGCAGCTCGCTTGAAGGATCGCGAGCAACGCCAAAATTTGGGAATTGGAAGTACCAATCCATCCCAAAAACACCCCAAGCTTGTACTCCTGCAG encodes:
- the LOC142596216 gene encoding killer cell lectin-like receptor subfamily F member 1; translation: MSQEAAGGKPMSPEGKCKLCPKKWVAYGEKCYWLSKKSWVWNEGKKDCEVRRAQMLIIQDLEEMVMQKARAARSFWGVNHAGFISSVTEGTNHVWMGLHLPVSAQNWTWVDGAALDPLMFKVLANMDSGSCRVVKAKRINSETCQAEFKWICEREAIEM